From Diceros bicornis minor isolate mBicDic1 chromosome 17, mDicBic1.mat.cur, whole genome shotgun sequence, the proteins below share one genomic window:
- the DDX23 gene encoding probable ATP-dependent RNA helicase DDX23 isoform X1 codes for MEMAGELADKKDRDASPSKEERKRSRTPDRERDRDRDRKSSPSKDRKRHRSRDRRRGGSRSRSRSRSKSIERERRHKERERDKERDRNKKDRDRDKDGHRRDKDRKRSSLSPGRGKDFKSRKDRDSKKDEEDEHGDKKPKAQPLSLEELLAKKKAEEEAEAKPKFLSKAEREAEALKRRQQEVEERQKMLEEERKKRKQFQDLGRKMLEDPQERERRERRERMERETNGNEDEEGRQKIREEKDKSKELHAIKERYLGGIKKRRRTRHLNDRKFVFEWDASEDTSIDYNPLYKERHQVQLLGRGFIAGIDLKQQKREQSRFYGDLMEKRRTLEEKEQEEARLRKLRKKEAKQRWDDRHWSQKKLDEMTDRDWRIFREDYSITTKGGKIPNPIRSWKDSSLPPHILEVIDKCGYKEPTPIQRQAIPIGLQNRDIIGVAETGSGKTAAFLIPLLVWITTLPKIDRIEESDQGPYAIILAPTRELAQQIEEETIKFGKPLGIRTVAVIGGISREDQGFRLRMGCEIVIATPGRLIDVLENRYLVLSRCTYVVLDEADRMIDMGFEPDVQKILEHMPVSNQKPDTDEAEDPEKMLANFESGKHKYRQTVMFTATMPPAVERLARSYLRRPAVVYIGSAGKPHERVEQKVFLMSESEKRKKLLAILEQGFDPPIIIFVNQKKGCDVLAKSLEKMGYNACTLHGGKGQEQREFALSNLKAGAKDILVATDVAGRGIDIQDVSMVVNYDMAKNIEDYIHRIGRTGRAGKSGVAITFLTKEDSAVFYELKQAILESPVSSCPPELANHPDAQHKPGTILTKKRREETIFA; via the exons ATGGAG ATGGCAGGAGAGCTGGCTGACAAGAAGGACCGTGATGCATCACCTtcgaaggaggaaaggaagcgaTCTCGGACTCCTGACAGAGAGCGAGATAGAGACCGAGACCGGAAGTCTTCCCCATCTAAAGATAGGAAGCGGCATCGATCGAGGGATAGGCGTCGAGGAGGCAGCCGTTCTCGTTCCCGTTCCCGTTCTAAGTCTATAGAAAG AGAGCGGCGGCACAAAGAACGAGAACGAGATAAGGAGCGGGATCGGAATAAGAAGGACCGAGATCGGGATAAGGATGGGCACAGACGGGACAAGGACCGGAAACGATCCAG TTTATCTCCTGGCCGAGGAAAAGACTTTAAATCTCGGAAAGACAGAGACTCTAAGAAGGATGAAGAGGATGAACATGGTGATAAGAAGCCTAAG GCCCAGCCATTGTCTCTGGAGGAACTTTTGGCCAAGAAAAAGGCTGAAGAAGAAGCTGAGGCTAAG CCCAAGTTCCTCTCCAAAGCAGAACGAGAGGCTGAAGCCCTAAAGCGACGGCAGCAGGAGGTGGAGGAGCGGCAGAAGATGcttgaagaagagaggaaaaaaagaaaacagttccaGGACTTGGGCAGGAAAATGTTGG AAGACCCTCAGGAACGGGAGCGTCGGGAACGCAGGGAGAGGATGGAGCGGGAGACCAACGGAAATGAGGATGAGGAAGGGCGGCAGAAAATCCGGGAGGAGAAGGACAAGAGCAAGGAACTGCATGCCATTAAG GAACGTTACCTGGGTGGCATCAAGAAGCGGCGCCGAACGAGGCATCTCAATGACCGCAAGTTTGTCTTTGAGTGGGATGCATCTGAGGACACATCCATTGACTACAACCCACT GTACAAAGAACGGCACCAGGTGCAGCTCTTGGGGCGAGGCTTCATCGCAGGCATCGACCTAAAGCAGCAGAAACGAGAGCAGTCGCGTTTCTACGGAGACCTGATGGAGAAGAGGCGGACACTGGAAGAAAAGGAGCAGGAGGA GGCAAGACTACGCAAACTTCGTAAGAAGGAAGCCAAGCAGCGCTGGGATGATCGGCATTGGTCCCAGAAGAAATTAGATGAGATGACAGACAGAGACTGGCGCATCTTCCGCGAGGACTACAGCATCACCACCAAAGGTGGCAAGATCCCCAATCCCATTCGATCCTGGAAAGACTCTTCTCTGCCCCCACACATCTTGGAGGTCATTGATAAATGTGGCTACAAG GAACCAACACCTATCCAGCGTCAGGCAATTCCCATTGGGCTACAGAATCGTGACATCATTGGTGTGGCTGAGACTGGCAGCGGCAAGACAGCAGCCTTCCTCATCCCATTGCTGGTCTGGATCACCACTCTTCCCAAAATTGACAG GATCGAAGAGTCAGACCAGGGACCTTATGCCATCATCCTGGCCCCCACCCGTGAGTTGGCTCAGCAGATTGAGGAAGAGACCATCAAGTTTGGGAAGCCACTGGGCATCCGCACTGTGGCTGTCATTGGCGGCATCTCCAGAGAAGACCAGGGCTTCCGGCTGCGCATGGGTTGTGAG ATTGTGATTGCTACCCCGGGACGTCTGATTGATGTGCTGGAGAACCGCTACCTGGTGCTGAGCCGCTGTACCTATGTGGTTCTGGATGAGGCAGATAGGATGATTGACATGGGCTTTGAGCCAGATGTCCAGAAGATCCTGGAGCACATGCCTGTCAGCAACCAGAAGCCTGACACAGATGAGGCTGAGGACCCTGAGAAGATGTTGGCCAACTTTGAGTCAGGAAAACATAAGTACCGCCAG ACAGTCATGTTCACGGCCACCATGCCCCCAGCAGTGGAACGTCTGGCCCGGAGCTATCTTCGGCGACCTGCTGTGGTGTACATTGGCTCAGCAGGCAAGCCCCATGAACGTGTGGAACAGAAAGTCTTCCTCATGTCAGAGTCAGAAAAGAG GAAAAAACTGCTGGCAATCTTGGAGCAAGGCTTTGATCCACCCATCATCATTTTTGTCAATCAGAAGAAGGGCTGTGATGTTTTGGCCAAATCCCTGGAGAAGATGGGG TACAATGCTTGTACACTGCATGGTGGAAAAGGCCAGGAGCAGCGAGAGTTTGCACTGTCCAACCTCAAGGCTGGGGCCAAGGATATTTTGGTGGCTACAGATGTGGCGGGTCGTGGTATCGACATCCAAGACGTGTCTATGGTTGTCAACTATGATATGGCCAAAAACATTGAAG ATTACATCCACCGCATTGGCCGCACAGGACGAGCAGGCAAGAGTGGTGTGGCCATCACTTTCCTCACCAAAGAGGACTCTGCTGTGTTCTATGAGCTGAAGCAAGCCATCCTGGAGAGCCCAGTGTCCTCCTGCCCCCCAGAGCTAGCCAACCACCCAGATGCCCAGCACAAGCCAGGCACCATCCTCACCAAGAAGCGCCGGGAAGAGACCATTTTTGCCTGA
- the RND1 gene encoding rho-related GTP-binding protein Rho6 yields the protein MKERRAPQPVVARCKLVLVGDVQCGKTAMLQVLAKDCYPETYVPTVFENYTACLETEEQRVELSLWDTSGSPYYDNVRPLCYSDSDAVLLCFDISRPETVDSALKKWRTEILDYCPSTRVLLIGCKTDLRTDLSTLMELSHQKQAPISYEQGCAIAKQLGAEIYLEGSAFTSEKSIHSIFRTASMVCLNKPSPVPPKSPVRSLSKRLLHLPSRSELISSTFKKEKAKSCSIM from the exons ATGAAGGAGAGACGGGCCCCCCAGCCGGTCGTGGCCAGATGTAAGCTCGTTCTGGTGGGTGATGTGCAGTGTGGGAAGACAGCGATGTTACAGGTGTTAGCGAAGGACTGCTATCCCGAG ACGTATGTGCCCACTGTGTTTGAGAATTACACAGCCTGTTTGGAGACAGAGGAACAGAGAGTGGAGCTCAGTCTCTGGGACACCTCAG GATCTCCCTACTATGACAATGTCCGTCCACTCTGCTACAGCGACTCAGATGCAGTATTATTGTGCTTTGATATCAGCCGTCCTGAGACAGTGGACAGTGCACTCAAGAAG TGGAGGACGGAAATCCTAGATTATTGTCCCAGCACCCGGGTTTTGCTTATTGGCTGCAAGACAGACCTGCGAACAGACCTGAGCACTCTGATGGAGCTGTCCCACCAGAAGCAGGCACCCATCTCCTACGAgcaa ggctgtgcaaTAGCCAAGCAGCTGGGTGCAGAAATCTACCTGGAAGGCTCAGCTTTCACCTCAGAAAAGAGTATCCACAGCATCTTCCGGACAGCATCCATGGTGTGTCTGAACAAGCCCAGCCCAGTGCCCCCGAAGAGCCCCGTCCGAAGCCTCTCCAAGCGACTGCTCCACCTCCCCAGTCGTTCCGAACTCATCTCTTCTACCTTCAAGAAGGAAAAGGCCAAAAGCTGTTCCATTATGTGA
- the DDX23 gene encoding probable ATP-dependent RNA helicase DDX23 isoform X2, giving the protein MAGELADKKDRDASPSKEERKRSRTPDRERDRDRDRKSSPSKDRKRHRSRDRRRGGSRSRSRSRSKSIERERRHKERERDKERDRNKKDRDRDKDGHRRDKDRKRSSLSPGRGKDFKSRKDRDSKKDEEDEHGDKKPKAQPLSLEELLAKKKAEEEAEAKPKFLSKAEREAEALKRRQQEVEERQKMLEEERKKRKQFQDLGRKMLEDPQERERRERRERMERETNGNEDEEGRQKIREEKDKSKELHAIKERYLGGIKKRRRTRHLNDRKFVFEWDASEDTSIDYNPLYKERHQVQLLGRGFIAGIDLKQQKREQSRFYGDLMEKRRTLEEKEQEEARLRKLRKKEAKQRWDDRHWSQKKLDEMTDRDWRIFREDYSITTKGGKIPNPIRSWKDSSLPPHILEVIDKCGYKEPTPIQRQAIPIGLQNRDIIGVAETGSGKTAAFLIPLLVWITTLPKIDRIEESDQGPYAIILAPTRELAQQIEEETIKFGKPLGIRTVAVIGGISREDQGFRLRMGCEIVIATPGRLIDVLENRYLVLSRCTYVVLDEADRMIDMGFEPDVQKILEHMPVSNQKPDTDEAEDPEKMLANFESGKHKYRQTVMFTATMPPAVERLARSYLRRPAVVYIGSAGKPHERVEQKVFLMSESEKRKKLLAILEQGFDPPIIIFVNQKKGCDVLAKSLEKMGYNACTLHGGKGQEQREFALSNLKAGAKDILVATDVAGRGIDIQDVSMVVNYDMAKNIEDYIHRIGRTGRAGKSGVAITFLTKEDSAVFYELKQAILESPVSSCPPELANHPDAQHKPGTILTKKRREETIFA; this is encoded by the exons ATGGCAGGAGAGCTGGCTGACAAGAAGGACCGTGATGCATCACCTtcgaaggaggaaaggaagcgaTCTCGGACTCCTGACAGAGAGCGAGATAGAGACCGAGACCGGAAGTCTTCCCCATCTAAAGATAGGAAGCGGCATCGATCGAGGGATAGGCGTCGAGGAGGCAGCCGTTCTCGTTCCCGTTCCCGTTCTAAGTCTATAGAAAG AGAGCGGCGGCACAAAGAACGAGAACGAGATAAGGAGCGGGATCGGAATAAGAAGGACCGAGATCGGGATAAGGATGGGCACAGACGGGACAAGGACCGGAAACGATCCAG TTTATCTCCTGGCCGAGGAAAAGACTTTAAATCTCGGAAAGACAGAGACTCTAAGAAGGATGAAGAGGATGAACATGGTGATAAGAAGCCTAAG GCCCAGCCATTGTCTCTGGAGGAACTTTTGGCCAAGAAAAAGGCTGAAGAAGAAGCTGAGGCTAAG CCCAAGTTCCTCTCCAAAGCAGAACGAGAGGCTGAAGCCCTAAAGCGACGGCAGCAGGAGGTGGAGGAGCGGCAGAAGATGcttgaagaagagaggaaaaaaagaaaacagttccaGGACTTGGGCAGGAAAATGTTGG AAGACCCTCAGGAACGGGAGCGTCGGGAACGCAGGGAGAGGATGGAGCGGGAGACCAACGGAAATGAGGATGAGGAAGGGCGGCAGAAAATCCGGGAGGAGAAGGACAAGAGCAAGGAACTGCATGCCATTAAG GAACGTTACCTGGGTGGCATCAAGAAGCGGCGCCGAACGAGGCATCTCAATGACCGCAAGTTTGTCTTTGAGTGGGATGCATCTGAGGACACATCCATTGACTACAACCCACT GTACAAAGAACGGCACCAGGTGCAGCTCTTGGGGCGAGGCTTCATCGCAGGCATCGACCTAAAGCAGCAGAAACGAGAGCAGTCGCGTTTCTACGGAGACCTGATGGAGAAGAGGCGGACACTGGAAGAAAAGGAGCAGGAGGA GGCAAGACTACGCAAACTTCGTAAGAAGGAAGCCAAGCAGCGCTGGGATGATCGGCATTGGTCCCAGAAGAAATTAGATGAGATGACAGACAGAGACTGGCGCATCTTCCGCGAGGACTACAGCATCACCACCAAAGGTGGCAAGATCCCCAATCCCATTCGATCCTGGAAAGACTCTTCTCTGCCCCCACACATCTTGGAGGTCATTGATAAATGTGGCTACAAG GAACCAACACCTATCCAGCGTCAGGCAATTCCCATTGGGCTACAGAATCGTGACATCATTGGTGTGGCTGAGACTGGCAGCGGCAAGACAGCAGCCTTCCTCATCCCATTGCTGGTCTGGATCACCACTCTTCCCAAAATTGACAG GATCGAAGAGTCAGACCAGGGACCTTATGCCATCATCCTGGCCCCCACCCGTGAGTTGGCTCAGCAGATTGAGGAAGAGACCATCAAGTTTGGGAAGCCACTGGGCATCCGCACTGTGGCTGTCATTGGCGGCATCTCCAGAGAAGACCAGGGCTTCCGGCTGCGCATGGGTTGTGAG ATTGTGATTGCTACCCCGGGACGTCTGATTGATGTGCTGGAGAACCGCTACCTGGTGCTGAGCCGCTGTACCTATGTGGTTCTGGATGAGGCAGATAGGATGATTGACATGGGCTTTGAGCCAGATGTCCAGAAGATCCTGGAGCACATGCCTGTCAGCAACCAGAAGCCTGACACAGATGAGGCTGAGGACCCTGAGAAGATGTTGGCCAACTTTGAGTCAGGAAAACATAAGTACCGCCAG ACAGTCATGTTCACGGCCACCATGCCCCCAGCAGTGGAACGTCTGGCCCGGAGCTATCTTCGGCGACCTGCTGTGGTGTACATTGGCTCAGCAGGCAAGCCCCATGAACGTGTGGAACAGAAAGTCTTCCTCATGTCAGAGTCAGAAAAGAG GAAAAAACTGCTGGCAATCTTGGAGCAAGGCTTTGATCCACCCATCATCATTTTTGTCAATCAGAAGAAGGGCTGTGATGTTTTGGCCAAATCCCTGGAGAAGATGGGG TACAATGCTTGTACACTGCATGGTGGAAAAGGCCAGGAGCAGCGAGAGTTTGCACTGTCCAACCTCAAGGCTGGGGCCAAGGATATTTTGGTGGCTACAGATGTGGCGGGTCGTGGTATCGACATCCAAGACGTGTCTATGGTTGTCAACTATGATATGGCCAAAAACATTGAAG ATTACATCCACCGCATTGGCCGCACAGGACGAGCAGGCAAGAGTGGTGTGGCCATCACTTTCCTCACCAAAGAGGACTCTGCTGTGTTCTATGAGCTGAAGCAAGCCATCCTGGAGAGCCCAGTGTCCTCCTGCCCCCCAGAGCTAGCCAACCACCCAGATGCCCAGCACAAGCCAGGCACCATCCTCACCAAGAAGCGCCGGGAAGAGACCATTTTTGCCTGA